In the Pontibacillus sp. HMF3514 genome, ATTAATGGTCTACATCCTTTCCATTGGAGAGAATACTTTATCAACCACTGCATTAAGATCTTCAGGCACTTTTATACTATTTTTTTTATTACTTTTCTTATTTCGCTGGGCTATAGGCTACGCTTCAGAGAATCATTATGCAGTTGCTCAAAGTTATGAGAGTGAAGAGACTAAGACTTATCCAGAAACATCTGAAGCAACTGCCCATACATTCCCCTCAGATGAGCAAATGTTAAATAATCAATCGGATGGGGAAACAGAATCACAAAACGAGTTATCAGAGGAAGAAGCGAAGAAAACCTCAGAGATGATTCGTTCTTTATTAGATGATGATGAATAAAGCATAGAAAACAACAGGACAATCAACGAGGAGGTTCCATATGACCGATCATTCAGCTCCTCAGGAACAACAGCTATGGGAAAGATGGGAGCAGGAGCGTGACAGTGAAACAGCGAATGAATTAGTGCGCAATTACATGCACCTTGTTCACTATCACGTACACCGTATTTCTGCTCATTTACCTCAAAATGTGAATAAAGAAGATATCAAAAGTTTAGGCTTAATCGGACTTTATGATGCAATCGAAAAATTTGATTTGTCTCGTGACTTGAAGTTTGACACCTACGCCTCATTTAGAATTCGTGGCGCAATTATTGATGGATTAAGGAAAGAAGATTGGTTGCCTAGGTCTGTGCGAGATAAATCTAAAAAAATTGAAACCACTGCTGAGATGTTAGAGCAACGCCTTCAGCGTGCGCCAACTTCTGCAGAGATTGCTGAGGAAATTGAATCTACAGAACAAGAAGTTGAGCAAGTGATGAAAGACACTGTTTTTGCCAATGTGCTTTCTATGGAGGAAAAGCCTAAAGACACGAAGAGTGAACAT is a window encoding:
- a CDS encoding FliA/WhiG family RNA polymerase sigma factor, coding for MTDHSAPQEQQLWERWEQERDSETANELVRNYMHLVHYHVHRISAHLPQNVNKEDIKSLGLIGLYDAIEKFDLSRDLKFDTYASFRIRGAIIDGLRKEDWLPRSVRDKSKKIETTAEMLEQRLQRAPTSAEIAEEIESTEQEVEQVMKDTVFANVLSMEEKPKDTKSEHKEGIGYSIPDNSSKNPDFQMVKGEDYKELAEGIKQLNEKEQLVISLFYHEELTLTEIGQVLELTTSRISQIHARALFKLRKILENLATVE